Within Littorina saxatilis isolate snail1 unplaced genomic scaffold, US_GU_Lsax_2.0 scaffold_2702, whole genome shotgun sequence, the genomic segment cacacacacacacacgcacacacacacactacccacACACATGTTGCTCCAAACACAACTAGTTACCAACAGTTTTCGGCAATGAAATTAAATCTTGTTCAACCCCTTTCAAACTTGTCTGCTTCGGTTTAGAAATCGTCGTCTGCTACGCAACagcttgctgtcagtgtcaccTCCCCATCAGTATGAGGTGTGAGAAATGAACGCGGTATGATTTAAAACCTACCCTGCCTTTTTTCTCCCTTTCAAAAAAAAACAGGTACTGCAAGTTAGCAGCGAAGCGAAAGACGCTTCCTTTCAGAAGCAACAAACTAAAACAGGCAGGTGAAAAAGTAGGAAAGTATATTTGTCAGGTCAACTTGGTGAGACGGTGTCAGGTCACGTGACGCCCTGTCCCACCAATGGCAAGGCTCGTGTCAAAAGCGACACGAGACGAGCGCCCATGGTTCAATACAATATATTATGCGTACGGCAGGCGTGTTTCGCACAGTGTGACATGAATGAATGCATGTACGCGGTGGGAGAGGGGACAGgaacagagagggagggaaaggtcTTTACTTAGCAGTGAATAGAGGAATAAGCAGGgaatgacacacagacaggcagacaagaaGGGATTGCCTAAGCTAACTGCAACTACTGCACTCGCGCTTCAGAGCTGCGGTAAAGGCCTGTATGCAGCAGACACAACTCCTACTCTCACACagctgtatttttttcttttcgagTGTGTGCTTTCAGTTCAGTAGTGCGACAGCGTGTTGGGGAAAAGGTGTACAAGGTGGATAGTCACGGAGGCCACTCTATTTTCGATTACCTGCAATACATTATTGCAGAAGAGCACCTTACAAATGATCGGCGAAGTTCGACAAAAGATCGATACCGCTTTGATTGTTGGAGGGGTCATTCTAAGCATACACACTCGTGTGTAACTTCCAAGCGACAACAAAACGACAGCTGAGGGCTCAGAAGACGACACGACAGCATTGGCCTTTCTGCACTAACTCTTCAGTCTTGTTATTTTTGCCTACCTGTCTGAGTCAGTGTGCATAACTGCCAAGTTTCGACCGCTCCTCGTTTCGCAAGGTCTCTTCTACTACTGAAAACCCATCGCTCAGCTTTTACTGCTACTGTTGTTATTTCTTCCCTTCTTCACCTGAAGAATCGATTCACCGTAGCGTGACACGTTCCGCTCGACTCAGTGAACGAGGCCCCGCCTCCTTGTACAAAAACATCGGTGCAGCGTATACGAAGAAGGCTGGCACACTCTTTCGATCTTTGTCAGTGTCTGACTGGCTTGCCACAAGACCGGAACTGAGGCTTCGGGTGGATATATAGATATATTCCACGGATGATAACGACCGCTTTCTGTTAAACTTTTGTGATATTTGTCAGCCAGTGTGAAACAGGTTTTCGTGCCAGTGTGTGTTGGATATTTTTATATCTCGACAGGATAGTCGCGCCGCTGTGGCTTACAGGTAAGGTCGGTTGTGTTTtttcggtgtgtgtgttcattggagCTACGTATACAGTTGgtgcttgtgattgttcttGTCGGCTTCCTTACCTGCGAAGTCTGCATCACTGAGGAGGATCTAGGAGTTGACAGTATAATAAAAATTATATATAGTCGGGAGCCTTTTTAAAAAGAGCAAGTGAAGCTTCTTCCATCAGCTGCGATACCTCATCGCACTGTGTCAATCTTGACTTCGTTTACGTCTAGGTCTGTCTTATCATCCGGGATACCGGAAAGAACTCACCTTCGTGTGCACCTAGAACAATAAAGATTGGACCATCGACCGCTTTAAAGACACAAAATCAGAGCACCTCAAAGAGAGAATCCTCCCCGCGATTTGGCTAAACACGCTAGCAGAACCAGAGCACGcacacaacaccaacaaccaCCATGTCGTCTCGCACGGTCAGGACATCCTCCACCTTTGGTTCGGTGCCCGTAGGGAGCTCGGTGACGGAGAAACGAACCGTCATCACCAGCTCATCCTCGGGCGACGGAGGAGGAATGGACGGCCTAGACGACCCTGCCGGAGACTTCTACTACAGGTCCAGCATCGGGCCAAGGTCGACAATCACGACCCCAAGGACCACAACCATCAACAGGAACTCCTCCTCCAGCATGGGCGGTCTGTTCTCACCGGGCGGATCCCGCATTAGCAGGACCGTGGAGATCACCAGCGGCTTCGGGGCCGTGCCCAACTACACCAACATCACCACCAACGGAGTGCACGACTACAAAAACCACCGGGAGCAGGAGAAGAAGGACATGCGCGACCTGAACGAGCGCTTCGCCAACTACATCGAGAAGCAGAGGTTCCTGGAAGCCCAGAACCGGAAGCTGGCCTCGGAGCTGGAGGAGCTGCGCAACAAGTGGGGCAAGGAGACCAACGCCGTCAAGACCATGTACGAGACGGAGCTGGAAGAGGCTCGCAAGGTCATCGACGAGACCAACAAGGATCGCACCCGTCTCCAAGTCCGCGTGGGACAGCTCGAGGAGCAGCTGGACGACTTCAATCGACAGTGAGTTTGGACAGAATGGGATGCTGGATGACTGTGGGGATGCTGATGTGAGTAGAAATAGTTGGTTGGGTGGGAGATGAGGGCGGCGGCGCCCTGCAACTGAAGGGGAAACACGATGACTTCAATCGACAGTGAGTTTGGGCAGAATGGATGAATGTGGAGATGCTGATGTGAGTAGAAATAGTTGGTTGGGTGGGAGATGGGGGCGGCGGCGCCCTGCAACTGAAGGGGAAACACGATGACTTCAATCGACAGTGAGTTTGGGCAGAATGGATGAATGTGGAGATGCTGAAGTAGGTAGAAATAGTTGGTTGGGTGGGAGATGGGGGCGTCGGCGCCCTGCAACTGTAGGGAAAACACGACGACGAGATTCGACTGTGAGTTTGGACAGAATG encodes:
- the LOC138955367 gene encoding 60 kDa neurofilament protein-like; translated protein: MSSRTVRTSSTFGSVPVGSSVTEKRTVITSSSSGDGGGMDGLDDPAGDFYYRSSIGPRSTITTPRTTTINRNSSSSMGGLFSPGGSRISRTVEITSGFGAVPNYTNITTNGVHDYKNHREQEKKDMRDLNERFANYIEKQRFLEAQNRKLASELEELRNKWGKETNAVKTMYETELEEARKVIDETNKDRTRLQVRVGQLEEQLDDFNRQ